Part of the Lichenicola cladoniae genome is shown below.
AGACAGTGCCTGCCGGATCTGCGGCGTCACCGTCGCGACGTTGGCCGGATCCTGCGTCATCACCTGGATCAGCGAGACCGCACCCGGCAGCTGGAAATAGACCTGCGCTGCCTGCATCGGCAGGAACACGTAGCTCGCATTATAGTCGCTGACGCCGGCATCGAAGATCGCAACCACGGTGTAGGCACGCACACGCGGGATCGTACCGAATGCCGTGGCCGCGCCGTTCGGAGACACCAGCGTCAGGTGCGACCCGATCGTCAGGCCGGCACGGCTGGCCAGGGTGGCGCCGATCGCGATCGCATCGTCGCCCTGGAAGGCATCGAGCGAACCGGCCCGGATGTTGTCGCTGATCTCGTGCAGCGCCCGCAAATTCGCCTGGCTCATCCCGTGCACGAGGCCGCCGGCGCTGTATGAACCGGCGCTGAGCAGCACCTGCCCCTCGACGATCGGCGACACCGAAACCACGTTCGGCAACTGGCGCACACGTTGCGCGATCGCATCATAGTCGCTGATCGGCGCACCCGAGCCATAGATGCTGAGATCGCCGTTCAGCCCGACGATCCGGTCGAGCAGCTCGGTCTTGAACCCGTTCATCACCGACATGACGATGATCAGCGTCGCCACGCCGAGCGCGATCCCGATCAGCGAGAAAATCGCGATCACCGACACGAACCGTTCGCCCCGGCGTGCCCGCAGGTAACGGCCGGCGACGGCCCGCTCGAATGGGCCGAACATCGTCAGGACGCCGCCTTCGTGCCGAACGCGGCGATCATCGCCAGCGCATCGTCCACCGACATCTCGCTCCGCTCGCCGGTTGCGCGGCGCTTCAGCTCGACCCGTCCACCCGCCGTGCCGCGCGGCCCGACCACGAACTGCCATGGGTGGCCCATCAGGTCCGCATCGGCGAATTTCGCGCCGGCCCGATCGGAGCGGTCATCGTAGAGCAGCCGTCCAGGGGCCTCCCGGTACAGACGCTCGCACAGCGCATCGCAGGCCAGGTCGCCGCTCTTCAGGTTCAGGATCACCGCGTCGAACGGCGCTACACCCTCCGGCCAGATGATCCCCGCATCGTCGTGGCTCGCCTCGATGATCGCGCCGACCAGACGCGACACGCCGATCCCGTAGCTGCCCATTTCGGGAAAGAAGCTCTGGCCGTCGGCGCCGTTGATCGAGACCCCCATCGCCTCGGTATACTTTGTACCGAAATGAAAGATGTGCCCGACCTCGATGCCTCGGCCTTCGCGCTGCCGGTCCGGGGCGATGTCGCTCCAGGCAGCCTGGTCGTGCTTCTCGTCGGTCGCCGCATAGAACGAGGTGGTCCGCCTGAAGAATGTATCCAGCGATGCATGGTCGTCGGTATCGACCGGCTCGTGCAGCCAGTCCTGCTCGTCGAGGGCGCCATCGTAGAACACGCCGCTTTCCCCGGTCGGCGCCAGGATGATGAACTCGTGGCTGAGTTCGCCGCCGATCGGACCGGTATCGGCCACCATCGGGATCGCCTTCACGCCGAGCCGCTGGAACGTGCGCAGGTAGGCCAGCATCATGCGCTGGTAGCTCGCCACCGCACCGGCATGATCGACATCGAAGCTGTAGGCGTCCTTCATCAGGAATTCGCGGCCGCGCATCACGCCGAACCGCGGCCTGACCTCGTCCCGGAACTTCCACTGGATGTGATAGAGCGTCTGCGGCAGCTCGCGATACGATTTCACCGCCTGCCCGAACAGGTCGGTGATCATCTCCTCGTTGGTCGGCCCATAGAGCAGGTCGCGTTCGTGCCGGTCGCGAATACGCAGCATCTCCGGGCCATACGCATCGTAGCGGCCGCTGCGCTTCCAGAGTTCTGCCGGCTGCAGGGTCGGCATCAGCACTTCCTGTGCGCCCACGGAGTCCTGCTCCTCCCGCACGATCTGGCTGATGTTGCGCAACACCCGCAGGCCTGCCGGCAGCCAGGCATAGATGCCTGACGCGGTCTGGCGCACCAGCCCTGCCCTCAGCATCAGGCGGTGGGAGACGATCTGCGCATCCGCAGGAGTCTCCTTGAGGGTCGGCAGGAAGCTGCGGGACAGACGCATCGAGAGCTGGCTCTTCTAGGCTTGGGATACGAGACGCCCGGACCCTAGATGAAACGTCGCCAGCTGAAAACCGCAAGCATCTCGAATTGTGCGCCGCACAAAAGTATTGCAAGTTAAAATGCCGCACTGCACAAGTAAAAGATTGAAGTTGTTGCATTTCCAATGATGACAGGGCTGCAATCTACCCATAGATAGAGCCCACGAAGCTTGGTTCGGCATCGGAGCCAAGTTTAGGGAGAAAACACCAGTCACACGGCAGGAGAAGGTTCAGTTCTTGTCCTGCCGGAGATGACTTTACCGGTCCCTCGATGGATCCACGACGATCAATACAGTAACAGGCCCGAACGAAATTGCACCAAAGAGTGCAAGGCGTTCGGCTGTTCTGTTTTCCGACCGGCCTGAGCGACCGAGCGGAATTAAATCATTAAATCCGCATCAGGTGTACATCCACGAGCGGCCGCTTCTGCAGCTTGCGTCCAAGAGCACGCCGCAACGCCGTCTTGGCAGCGTCGCGGAACCCGTCCTCGTCCTGGCGGACGTTGGCGGGAATCTCAGCAAGGCTCGCCGCAAAGGCACCGGTGACCCGGATCGATTCGGCGTCATCGACCTCGAACAGCCCGGGCGCGCTCAACTTGGGCTTGCCCAGCACACGGCCCCCGCCATCGATGACGAGGCTGGCCAGCACCATCCCGTTGAACAGCATCTTGCGACGTGCCGCGAGAACGCCGCCATTCATCGGCAGGATACGGTTACCGTCCAACGCGAGACGTCCGACCGGGGCGCTATCGACGACCTCGACCCGGCCCGGTGCCAGATTGAGGATGTCGCCATCCTCCAGCAGGATCGGCGTCACCCCCTCCTCGCGTGCCAGTTCGGCATGGGCGGTCAGGTGGCGCCACTCGCCATGCACCGGAACCGCGAAGCGCGGCTTCACCAGCCCGTACAGCCGGCGGATCTCGTCGCGCGCCGCATGACCGGACACATGGACGCTGTGATCGCGATCGGTCAGCACCCGGACGCCGCGCTTGACCAGGTTATCCTGC
Proteins encoded:
- a CDS encoding lipoprotein-releasing ABC transporter permease subunit, translated to MFGPFERAVAGRYLRARRGERFVSVIAIFSLIGIALGVATLIIVMSVMNGFKTELLDRIVGLNGDLSIYGSGAPISDYDAIAQRVRQLPNVVSVSPIVEGQVLLSAGSYSAGGLVHGMSQANLRALHEISDNIRAGSLDAFQGDDAIAIGATLASRAGLTIGSHLTLVSPNGAATAFGTIPRVRAYTVVAIFDAGVSDYNASYVFLPMQAAQVYFQLPGAVSLIQVMTQDPANVATVTPQIRQALSGDRLRVLDWTQSNNAFFGAVQVEQNVMFLILTLIILVAAFNVISSLIMMVKDKTRDIAVLRTIGATRGAIMRIFLMCGASVGITGTLVGTVIGIVFCLNIERLRQWLQSLTGTNLFNPEVYYLEHLPAKLEWPEVTQVIVMALVLSLLATLYPSWRAARTDPVEALRHE
- the proS gene encoding proline--tRNA ligase yields the protein MRLSRSFLPTLKETPADAQIVSHRLMLRAGLVRQTASGIYAWLPAGLRVLRNISQIVREEQDSVGAQEVLMPTLQPAELWKRSGRYDAYGPEMLRIRDRHERDLLYGPTNEEMITDLFGQAVKSYRELPQTLYHIQWKFRDEVRPRFGVMRGREFLMKDAYSFDVDHAGAVASYQRMMLAYLRTFQRLGVKAIPMVADTGPIGGELSHEFIILAPTGESGVFYDGALDEQDWLHEPVDTDDHASLDTFFRRTTSFYAATDEKHDQAAWSDIAPDRQREGRGIEVGHIFHFGTKYTEAMGVSINGADGQSFFPEMGSYGIGVSRLVGAIIEASHDDAGIIWPEGVAPFDAVILNLKSGDLACDALCERLYREAPGRLLYDDRSDRAGAKFADADLMGHPWQFVVGPRGTAGGRVELKRRATGERSEMSVDDALAMIAAFGTKAAS